In bacterium, a single genomic region encodes these proteins:
- the ispD gene encoding 2-C-methyl-D-erythritol 4-phosphate cytidylyltransferase, whose translation MEKSASCTALIVAAGQGKRFGGAVSKQFIAVHGRPLLWYTLRAFEACPEIGAVIVILPPDAVAERGAEIAGWRFAKYMLALAGGAERHDSVANGLAALPPASPLVAIHDGVRPLITPEIISACIAAAREGGAAIAAVPPKDTIKETEAGRITATLDRRRLVLVQTPQVFRSDLIRSAYEEASRCGVFSTDDAALVEALGHPVRVVPGDYRNIKVTSPEDLILVHALLEP comes from the coding sequence ATGGAAAAGAGCGCGAGCTGTACTGCCCTCATTGTTGCCGCCGGCCAGGGCAAGCGCTTCGGCGGGGCGGTGAGCAAGCAGTTCATCGCTGTGCACGGGCGGCCGCTGCTGTGGTACACTTTGCGGGCCTTTGAGGCCTGTCCGGAGATCGGGGCGGTGATCGTCATCCTCCCGCCCGACGCTGTCGCCGAACGCGGCGCCGAGATCGCCGGCTGGAGATTTGCCAAATACATGCTCGCCCTCGCGGGCGGCGCCGAACGCCACGATTCCGTCGCCAACGGCCTGGCCGCTCTGCCCCCGGCGAGCCCACTGGTCGCCATCCATGACGGGGTGCGGCCCCTGATCACCCCGGAGATCATCTCCGCCTGCATTGCCGCAGCGCGGGAGGGGGGTGCCGCTATCGCCGCGGTGCCGCCCAAGGATACCATCAAGGAGACCGAGGCGGGGCGGATCACGGCCACTCTCGACCGCCGCCGCCTGGTGCTGGTGCAAACCCCGCAGGTCTTCCGCAGCGACCTCATCCGCAGCGCCTATGAAGAGGCCTCCCGCTGCGGGGTTTTCAGCACCGACGACGCCGCCCTGGTCGAGGCGCTCGGCCATCCGGTGCGGGTCGTCCCCGGCGACTACCGCAATATCAAGGTCACCTCTCCGGAAGACCTGATTCTGGTCCATGCCCTCCTGGAGCCCTGA
- the queA gene encoding tRNA preQ1(34) S-adenosylmethionine ribosyltransferase-isomerase QueA, whose translation MKLSDFKYNLPEKLIAQYPSEERDQCRLMILNRETGTMEEGIFADVIDYMEKGDSLVINQTKVFPARLEGSKDKTDARVEVFLLRELELGLWEVLVKPARKVRVGNRLTIGNELACDVIDNTVSGGRVVRFNYSGDFYEIVDRIGKSPLPPYIKREPEPSDKERYQTVYARDRGAVAAPTAGLHFTPALLKKIKAKGVKVVPLTLHLGLGSFRTVVVEDLSRHKMDSEFFEISDEAAAAINETMRSKHKVIAVGTSVVRALEANVTSEGWAKSGHGWTDKFIYPPYDFKIVDRLITNFHLPQSTLLMLISAFAGRDLVFKAYRKAIRDKFMFFSYGDSMLIL comes from the coding sequence ATGAAATTGTCCGATTTCAAGTATAATCTGCCCGAGAAGTTGATTGCGCAATATCCCAGCGAGGAGCGCGACCAGTGCCGCCTGATGATCCTCAACCGAGAAACCGGCACCATGGAGGAGGGCATCTTCGCCGATGTGATCGATTACATGGAAAAGGGCGACAGCCTGGTCATCAACCAGACCAAGGTTTTCCCGGCCCGCTTGGAGGGGAGTAAGGACAAGACCGACGCCCGCGTCGAGGTCTTTCTCCTGCGCGAACTTGAACTGGGTCTCTGGGAGGTCCTGGTGAAACCGGCGCGCAAGGTGCGCGTCGGCAATCGCCTGACTATCGGCAACGAACTGGCCTGCGACGTCATCGATAACACCGTCTCCGGCGGACGCGTCGTCCGCTTCAATTACAGCGGCGATTTTTACGAGATCGTCGACCGCATCGGCAAGTCGCCGCTGCCGCCCTATATCAAGCGCGAACCCGAGCCGAGCGACAAAGAACGCTACCAGACCGTCTACGCCCGGGACCGCGGCGCGGTCGCGGCGCCGACCGCCGGTCTGCACTTTACACCCGCCCTTTTAAAAAAGATCAAGGCCAAGGGGGTCAAGGTGGTTCCGCTCACCCTCCATCTCGGCCTGGGCAGCTTCCGTACGGTGGTGGTCGAGGATCTGAGCCGCCACAAGATGGACTCCGAGTTTTTTGAGATCTCCGATGAAGCGGCTGCGGCGATCAACGAGACCATGCGCAGCAAGCACAAGGTCATCGCCGTCGGCACCAGTGTCGTGCGCGCTCTCGAAGCCAATGTCACCTCCGAGGGTTGGGCGAAGTCCGGCCACGGCTGGACCGATAAGTTCATTTATCCGCCCTACGATTTCAAGATCGTCGACCGGCTCATCACCAATTTTCATCTGCCGCAATCGACCCTGCTGATGCTGATCTCCGCCTTCGCCGGCCGCGATCTGGTCTTCAAGGCCTATCGCAAGGCGATCCGCGACAAGTTCATGTTCTTCAGCTACGGCGACAGCATGCTGATCCTCTAA